One part of the Rutidosis leptorrhynchoides isolate AG116_Rl617_1_P2 chromosome 1, CSIRO_AGI_Rlap_v1, whole genome shotgun sequence genome encodes these proteins:
- the LOC139883658 gene encoding uncharacterized protein, translating to MKVLQCFEKLSGLKVNLGMSCLYGIGVSEASISSLAEALGCKAGKFSMKYFGLSIGSRMNKLKDWAPYVDKINNMLGEWRAKNVVFWQSTYIHKFGPSSLPLYAFSLFRAPAGVIKHLKDPRGRTADEMLLLEELIRPFRFSYSSKDNWIYKLNANGLFSTKSLAEKINENLLSSTASGSQTDRNILVPKKIGVFIWQEKMKRLPVREELDKRGIDLNTLVCLMCNTDIESVEHILCSCPFTIDVWYRVRQWWELPNQHYSRVNDLFRGNHSTSSITSTCKVWQAVEWVYGYSLWKF from the exons ATGAAGGTGCTTCAATGTTTCGAAAAGCTCTCAGGGCTTAAGGTGAATCTTGGAATGAGCTGCCTTTATGGAATTGGTGTCTCGGAAGCATCTATTTCTTCACTAGCTGAGGCACTAGGTTGTAAGGCTGGGAAATTTTCGATGAAATACTTTGGATTGTCTATTGGTTCGAGGATGAATAAATTAAAAGATTGGGCCCCCTATGTTGATAAAATCAATAACATGTTAGGAGAATGGAGAGCCAAAAATGTTGTCTTTTGGCAGTCGACTTACATTCATAAATTTGGTCCAAGTAGCCTCCCGCTATATGCTTTCTCCCTATTCCGTGCTCCCGCCGGGGTCATCAAACATCTCAAAG ATCCTAGGGGTCGTACTGCTGATGAAATGCTACTGCTCGAGGAACTAATTAGACCTTTTAGATTCTCCTACAGCTCCAAAGACAATTGGATCTACAAGCTGAATGCTAACGGACTGTTTTCAACGAAATCACTTGCAGAAAAGATCAACGAAAACTTGCTATCTTCCACGGCTTCTGGCTCTCAAACTGACCGAAACATTTTAGTGCCTAAAAAAATTGGAGTTTTCATATGGCAGGAAAAAATGAAAAGATTACCGGTCCGAGAAGAATTAGATAAAAGGGGAATCGATCTCAATACCCTCGTTTGTCTAATGTGTAACACGGATATTGAATCTGTAGAACACATACTATGCTCATGTCCATTCACCATTGATGTATGGTATCGTGTTCGCCAATGGTGGGAACTGCCTAATCAACATTATTCAAGAGTAAACGACTTGTTTCGTGGCAATCATTCTACTTCAAGCATCACCTCTACGTGCAAGGTATGGCAAGCCGTTGAATGGGTTTATGGCTATTCCTTGTGGAAGTTCTGA